The genomic stretch AGGCAGTTGAAAAAGTTGAAGATGTAAAAAAAACTGAAGCTGTTGCAACAATTGCTGATGCTAAGCCTTCGATTAATGCAAAAGCATTATTTGCAAGTTGTGCTGCGTGTCATGGACAAAATGCTGAAAAACCTGCTTTAGGTAAATCACAAATTATTAAAGGTTGGGATAAAGATAAACTTATCACTGCTTTAAAAGGTTATAAAGACGGTTCATATGGTGGAGTTATGAAAGGCGTGATGAAAGGTCAAGTAGCTACTAAATCAGATGCTGAAATTGATGCATTAGCTGGATTTATTTCTAATTTATAATATATAAAATTTATAAAGAGGGTTTTACCTTCTTTATATAAACTTCTTTTTAGATATAATCTTTGAAAAAACAAGGCTATATTTGAATATCTATCCTCTAGATAAAAACTCATATATTTTCCCAAATCCTAACTTTGCAAATGATAAAGGTCTTTTAGCCTACGGCGGAGATTTAAATCCAAATAGAGTTATGACTGCTTATTTAAATGGTATTTTCCCTTGGTACAATGAATCTGATCCTATTCTTTGGTGGAGTCCTAATCCTAGATTGGTATTAGAACTTGATGAATTTAAAGTTTCAAAAAGTTTAAATAAAACAATAAAAAAGAATATTTTTGAAATTAGATTTGATACAAATTTTGTTAATGTAATGAAAGAATGTAAAAAAATACGAGAAGGCGAAAATAAAAAAGGAACGTGGATTTTACCTGAAGTAATCGAAGCTTATACAAAACTTCATCAAATGGGGCTAGCTCACTCTTTTGAAGCTTACTTTGAAGATGAATTAGTAGGTGGTGGGTATGGAGTTAATATAGGTAATATATTTTGTGGTGAATCAATGTTTGCTAAAAAAAATGATGCTTCAAAGGTTGCCTTGTATTATTTAGTTCAAAGACTTAGAACTAATGGCTTTAAAATGATAGATTGTCAAATCCCTAGTTCACACTTAGAATCCTTAGGTGCTAAAAGAATGAAAAGAGAAAGATTTTTAAAATTAGTTAAAGAATCAAGTCATAATTGTAAACAGTTCTAAAAATATAAAGAATATAAGGGAAAACTTACACTTAACTAACGCTTCTATTCTATACTTCTATACATTCAAACTTAAGGAGTATCAAAAATGAAATTAGGACAAAAATTAGCAATATTAACAATTGCAGCAAGTGTAAGTTTATTTGCAAATGGAATTACAAATGTGACTAGTTTGGTTGACCAAATCAATAAAACAAGTGATATAAAAGCAAAACAAGTTTTAATGAAGAAATTAGATATTGAAATAGCTTCTATTGATCAAAAAGATCTTGCAAAAGCCAAAGAAATCATTGATACAAACCTAAAAAAATAATTTAATCTATTAATTTATATCTTCTGGGAATACAAGTGTAATTTGTGTTCCCTTGCCTAAAGTACTTTCTATATAGATATTAATATTTAAAACTTCACATAACTGTTTTACTATACTCATTCCAATACCTAGACCTGACGTATTCTCTTTATAATATCTTTGAAATACTTTTTTAGTATTTTTTATTCCAATTCCGGTATCTTTGATAATAAGTTGGTTTTTATTTATTACTATATGTACTTGTCCATTTTTTTTATTATATTTACATGCATTTGTTATTAGGTTGTCTATAATTCTATTAATACCATTTTTATTACTTTTAAGAATTAATGAATTTAGTTTTTTTGTAAAATTTATTTTTGGATAGATTTTTTGTAGAACTTCTACTTTCTCGTTGATTATTTCTTCAATGGAAACATTTTCATCTTTATTTATTGTATTTGGACTCATATATTCTAAATTTTTATATAATGATGCAATACTTTTGGCACTTAGTTCTATTCTTTCTATTTCCTCAAAATCACCACGTTTTCTTAGCAATTTTGAATTTAATAAAATAGAAGTTGCAGGGGTATTTAAATCATGGATAATATCCTTTAAAAAATTTTCTAAAAGAAAAAGTGCTTCTCTCATAGGTCTTAATGAATATATTGCAAATCCAATTGAAAGTAAAAAAAGTAATAGTAATATTATAATTGAAAAATTAAATATTTTTATTAGGAATTGATTATAAAGTTTTTCATATTTTGATTTGTCATATATTACTTTTAATAAATATGGAGCAGTAGATATAGTTTGAAAATAAGCACAAAGACCTTCTTTACAGTGATAGATCTTAAATAGTTTTTTTTGTTTATCATCTTCTATAATATCAAGAGAGAATTTCTTTCCTTTAAAATCAAAAGTGTAATCTTTCATTTGATAAAGTATATTCTCTTCAATATCTTTAATTTTATCTTCATGATACATATATAAAACTGTTCCAGAGAGGATTAGTAAAGGTATAAAGAAAAGATACAAAGTTGTAAAAAATGATTTCTTTTCATAATTTTTCAAGTTTGTATCCTATTCCTTTTGTATTTGAAATATTTAAATTCAATATCTTTTTTAGTTTACTAATTAACACACGTAATGCACTATCACTTGGTCTATTCATATAATCAAAAAAAGTTGATTTATTTACAGTCATATTTATATTTTTTATTAAAAGAGCGAAGATTTCTTTTTCTACTAATCCTAAAGATATCTCTACATTATTTTTAAATACTCTATTTTCTAGTAAATCAAAAGTTATATCACCATATTTTAGAATTGGATTTTTTCTTTTTAATATTGCTTTAATTCGTGCTAATAACTCATCTAAATCAAATGGCTTTTTAATATAATCATCACAACCACATTCAAAACCTTTTAAAGTACTTGCTGTGTCTCTAAGCGCTGTGATAAAAAAAGATGGAGTAGTATCTTCTGATTGTCTTAAAAGTTTTAAAGTATCAAAACCATTTAATAAAGGAACATTAATATCAAATAAATAAAGGTCATATTTATTTTTATAAGTATATTCAAGTATTTCTTCACCATCATTTGCTAAAGTAACTTCATAATTCTCTTCTTTTAAAATCTGTAGCATTGTTTGTGCTAATATTTCATCATCTTCTAATAATAGAATTTTTATTTTTTTATTCATTTGATTATGGATTTTGTTTATATATTTTTAGAGGAATTTTTTTCTTTGCTTCTATAATAGCATCTGCTTTTTCTCTAACTTTTTTATTTTCAGAAGCTAGTTTTACTTTTAACTTTTCTATTAATTCTTTTTTTTCCTTTTTATTTGGTGCCTGATTAACTTTTTCTAATAAGGTTTTTACTTCTTTATTTTCTGCAAATAGTATATTTGTAGTAAAAAGTATAGATATTAATATAAGTTTTTTACATATCATTTATAGCTTCTTTTTTTAACATATATTTTTCTAATTTTTCTAATTTTAATTTAACTTTTTCTAAAGGAGAAATTTTATATTTACTAAGATTACATCTATTTTTCTTAGCTTTTTCGTATTGACTTTTATATGAGTTTAGTGCATTATTTATATTTTTGGCAAATATACTTTGTGAATTACTTTCTATTAAAAAAAGTTGGGCTTTAGCTCCAATTACATCTTTTTTAATAAAATATCCTTTATTAAATTCTTCTTTTATATATTTAGTAGCATGATTCATAATTTTAATATATTTATTACAATATTTATATTTAAGAATCTTCTTTCTTACTTTAACTCTATTCGTTTTTATTTTTTTTACTTCTAGTTTTTTTACTTCTATCTTTTTAGGTGTATCTACTTTTATCTCGATTTGTTTTGTTGTTTTATTTTCTTTTTTAGCTACAGTTTTATTAATATTTGTTGAAGCACAACCCGTAATAATAAGCATAAACCCTATTATAAAATATGCTTGTCTTTGACTAAACATCTTGTCCTTTCTTTCCCCTTTATATAAATAATTTAGTGCTATATAATAATAACTAAAAATAATATTTGAGGTCACCATTATATATGAAAAATTATTAAAAACTAAATAAAATGTAAACTTTAACTTTTTATAAAAAATGAATAACCTGCTATAATTAAAATATGATATTAATGAAAATATAAACTTAATAAGGAAAATTATGGCTGGTAATAATGAAAATAACCCACTTCATGGAATAAAATTAGAAATGATTATAAATGAATTAGTGGAAAAGTTTGGTTGGGAAGAATTAGATAGAAGAATTAGAATAAATTGTTTTGCTTGTGATCCTAGTGTAAAATCAAGTTTAAAATTTTTAAGAAAAACACCATGGGCTAGGACTAAAGTTGAAAACTTATATATAAAAACTTTTAAATCATAAGTAATTGTGTAAACTAAAGTATATTATACTAATATACATTTTAAAAAATAAGAGGAATTAATATATTATGATAAAAAAAATAGATACAAATAGTGAAGAGTTTCAAACACAATTAGAACTTACTAAACAATTCACTGATAAAGTTATAGAAAATTTTAAGTTTACATATAATCCAAATGATGAAGTTAATGAATCAATACAAATGGGATTAACTAGAAATAAAATGATATATGGGAAAAGATACTGTCCCTGTTTTATGGTTATTGGTGAATCAAAAGAAGAACAAAAAGCAGCTGATAATCGATTATGTCCATGTAAACCAGCATTAAATAATGAAATTCCACAAACAGGTAGTTGCCACTGTGGAATTTTCTGTACTAATGAATTTGCAAAACAAAGTGCAAAAGAAGAAGAATTACATGATACTATTGCTACTCATTCAAGAGGTTTAACAAAAGAGGAATGTGAAGATTTACTTCTTAAACAAGAAATAAATGCACAAGAATTAGAATCATTGTTAGAAGCAAGAGAGTTAGGTTTTGTAAAATTTAATTTAATAGATACAAGAGAATGGATGGAATGGGTTGGAAGAAGAATCAAAGGAACAGATTATTTAATTCCTACTACATCATTTTATCAAGCCTTAGAAAGAGTTGACAATCAAAAAGATACTCCTGTAGTTGTATATTGCTTGAGTGGAAGTAGATCTGCTTATTGT from Poseidonibacter antarcticus encodes the following:
- a CDS encoding sensor histidine kinase, with amino-acid sequence MKNYEKKSFFTTLYLFFIPLLILSGTVLYMYHEDKIKDIEENILYQMKDYTFDFKGKKFSLDIIEDDKQKKLFKIYHCKEGLCAYFQTISTAPYLLKVIYDKSKYEKLYNQFLIKIFNFSIIILLLLFLLSIGFAIYSLRPMREALFLLENFLKDIIHDLNTPATSILLNSKLLRKRGDFEEIERIELSAKSIASLYKNLEYMSPNTINKDENVSIEEIINEKVEVLQKIYPKINFTKKLNSLILKSNKNGINRIIDNLITNACKYNKKNGQVHIVINKNQLIIKDTGIGIKNTKKVFQRYYKENTSGLGIGMSIVKQLCEVLNINIYIESTLGKGTQITLVFPEDIN
- a CDS encoding VF530 family DNA-binding protein, translated to MAGNNENNPLHGIKLEMIINELVEKFGWEELDRRIRINCFACDPSVKSSLKFLRKTPWARTKVENLYIKTFKS
- the aat gene encoding leucyl/phenylalanyl-tRNA--protein transferase, translated to MNIYPLDKNSYIFPNPNFANDKGLLAYGGDLNPNRVMTAYLNGIFPWYNESDPILWWSPNPRLVLELDEFKVSKSLNKTIKKNIFEIRFDTNFVNVMKECKKIREGENKKGTWILPEVIEAYTKLHQMGLAHSFEAYFEDELVGGGYGVNIGNIFCGESMFAKKNDASKVALYYLVQRLRTNGFKMIDCQIPSSHLESLGAKRMKRERFLKLVKESSHNCKQF
- a CDS encoding ferredoxin-thioredoxin reductase catalytic domain-containing protein yields the protein MIKKIDTNSEEFQTQLELTKQFTDKVIENFKFTYNPNDEVNESIQMGLTRNKMIYGKRYCPCFMVIGESKEEQKAADNRLCPCKPALNNEIPQTGSCHCGIFCTNEFAKQSAKEEELHDTIATHSRGLTKEECEDLLLKQEINAQELESLLEARELGFVKFNLIDTREWMEWVGRRIKGTDYLIPTTSFYQALERVDNQKDTPVVVYCLSGSRSAYCQRIMLDLGFKSVANLDYGISTYQGETLSGDE
- a CDS encoding response regulator transcription factor; the protein is MNKKIKILLLEDDEILAQTMLQILKEENYEVTLANDGEEILEYTYKNKYDLYLFDINVPLLNGFDTLKLLRQSEDTTPSFFITALRDTASTLKGFECGCDDYIKKPFDLDELLARIKAILKRKNPILKYGDITFDLLENRVFKNNVEISLGLVEKEIFALLIKNINMTVNKSTFFDYMNRPSDSALRVLISKLKKILNLNISNTKGIGYKLEKL
- a CDS encoding restriction endonuclease, giving the protein MKLGQKLAILTIAASVSLFANGITNVTSLVDQINKTSDIKAKQVLMKKLDIEIASIDQKDLAKAKEIIDTNLKK